Within the Thermosynechococcus sichuanensis E542 genome, the region CCGTTGATCCCCAAGTGCTAGCCGCAATGTTGCCCTATTTTAGCGATCGCCCCGGCAATGCTAGTAATCGCGCCCATGCCTATGGTTGGGAGGCCGCCGCCGCCATTGATCTTGCCCGTGAAACCATTGCCACAGCCATCCATGCCCATCCCGCAGAAATCATTTTCACCAGTGGTGCCACTGAAGCAGACAACTTAGCGATCAAGGGGGTGGCTGAAGCCTACTACCGTCGCGGTCGCCATATTATTACCGTGCAGACGGAGCACAATGCAGTGTTAGCCCCCTGTCGCTATTTGGAGTCCCTTGGCTTTCGGGTCACCTATTTGGGCGTGAATGAGAAAGGGTTCATTGATCTCGCTGAGTTAGAGCAGGCCTTTACTAATGAGACCATCTTGGTGTCGGTGATGGCCGCCAATAATGAAATTGGGGTGCTCCAACCCTTAGCTGAGATTGGTCGCCGCTGTCGCGATCGCGGGGTACTCTTCCACACCGATGCCGCTCAAGCCCTAGGCAAAATTCCCTTAGATGTGCAGGCGCTTCAAGTGGATCTGATGTCCCTCACGGCCCACAAACTCTATGGCCCCAAGGGCATTGGTGCCCTCTATGTGCGGCGCGATCGCCCCCGGGTGCAACTCGCCCCTCAACTCCACGGCGGTCATCAGGAACAGGGCTGGCGATCGGGAACCTTGGCCACTCCCCTCATTGTTGGTTTTGGGGCAGCAGTCCAACTGGCTGAGGAACGTCAAGCTACCGATATTCCCCATCTGTG harbors:
- a CDS encoding cysteine desulfurase family protein, whose amino-acid sequence is MKPIYLDGLATTPVDPQVLAAMLPYFSDRPGNASNRAHAYGWEAAAAIDLARETIATAIHAHPAEIIFTSGATEADNLAIKGVAEAYYRRGRHIITVQTEHNAVLAPCRYLESLGFRVTYLGVNEKGFIDLAELEQAFTNETILVSVMAANNEIGVLQPLAEIGRRCRDRGVLFHTDAAQALGKIPLDVQALQVDLMSLTAHKLYGPKGIGALYVRRDRPRVQLAPQLHGGHQEQGWRSGTLATPLIVGFGAAVQLAEERQATDIPHLWHLKERLWQGLAALGDIYLNGDWQQSLPNCLNVSIGGVEGNALLRSIYPHVALSTGAACSSEKPTPSDVLLALGRSPTLARASLRFGLLRTTTEADIATALEHIGRCIRQLRHSR